In Flavivirga abyssicola, the following are encoded in one genomic region:
- a CDS encoding DMT family transporter, with the protein MQTTRTFVYGVFLGILGIVLFSSKAVMVKLAYQYEVDTISILLLRMLFSFPFYLIIAYLYRHQNKEATIKNKHYAWVVFFGFVGYYLASYFDFVGLTYIKASLERIILFLYPTIVLLLNWFFLKQPITKIQGGAIALTYLGIVIAFWDEVAISGNDTYIGGFFILLSAITYASYLVGGGWLIPKFGVVTFTAYAMIVSCICVFIHYSIISNVDLFSFSWEVYLLGFLIAIFATVIPSFLVSASIKMISSSNFAIVAGIGPISTIVLASIFLNEVLTLLQLFGALAVIIGILLVSIKKSKTKA; encoded by the coding sequence ATGCAAACTACAAGAACTTTTGTTTACGGTGTTTTTCTAGGAATTCTCGGAATCGTATTATTTTCCTCAAAAGCAGTTATGGTAAAATTAGCGTATCAATACGAAGTAGATACGATTAGTATTCTATTGCTTAGAATGTTATTTTCATTTCCTTTTTACCTCATTATAGCCTATTTATATAGACATCAAAACAAGGAGGCTACAATAAAGAATAAACATTATGCTTGGGTCGTGTTTTTTGGATTCGTTGGGTATTATTTGGCCAGCTATTTTGATTTTGTGGGACTTACATATATAAAAGCAAGTTTAGAACGTATCATTTTGTTTTTGTATCCCACTATCGTACTACTTCTAAATTGGTTCTTTTTAAAACAACCCATAACTAAAATTCAGGGAGGCGCAATAGCTTTAACCTATTTAGGTATTGTTATTGCGTTTTGGGATGAGGTTGCTATTTCTGGAAATGACACCTATATAGGCGGTTTTTTTATTTTACTTAGCGCTATAACCTATGCCTCATATTTGGTTGGAGGTGGTTGGTTAATTCCTAAATTTGGAGTTGTAACATTCACAGCATATGCCATGATCGTTTCATGTATTTGCGTATTTATTCATTATAGCATTATAAGCAACGTAGACCTGTTTAGTTTTTCATGGGAAGTTTATTTGTTGGGTTTTTTAATAGCCATTTTTGCGACTGTGATTCCGTCATTTTTAGTCTCAGCATCAATTAAAATGATCAGTTCATCGAACTTTGCAATTGTAGCCGGTATCGGACCAATTTCTACCATCGTTCTGGCATCTATTTTCTTAAACGAAGTCCTAACGTTATTACAACTTTTTGGAGCTCTGGCCGTTATAATAGGTATTTTATTAGTGTCTATAAAGAAGTCAAAAACCAAAGCATAA
- the ychF gene encoding redox-regulated ATPase YchF, translating to MKAGIVGLPNVGKSTLFNCLSNAKAQSANFPFCTIEPNIGVVNVPDHRLEKLEELVNPERVQPATVEIVDIAGLVKGASKGEGLGNQFLANIRETDAILHVLRCFNNDNIVHVDGSVDPIRDKETIDMELQLKDLETVDKKLDKVKRAAKTGNKEAQKEEAVLLTIKAGLEAGTSVRALEFSEEDYADFVKPSQFITDKPVMYVCNVDEGAAVSGNAYVEKVREAVKDENAEVLVLAVGTEADINELDDYEERQMFLQDIGLEEPGSAKLIRSAYKLLNQQTYFTAGVKEVRAWTIDIGASAPQAAGVIHTDFEKGFIRAEVIGYDDYVSFGSEAKVKEAGKMRVEGKNYTVKDGDVMHFLFNV from the coding sequence ATGAAAGCAGGAATTGTAGGATTGCCTAATGTAGGAAAGTCAACGTTATTTAATTGTTTATCGAATGCCAAAGCGCAAAGTGCAAACTTTCCATTTTGTACTATAGAACCTAATATTGGTGTAGTGAATGTACCAGACCATCGTTTAGAAAAATTAGAAGAGTTGGTAAACCCAGAGCGTGTACAACCTGCAACTGTTGAAATTGTAGATATTGCAGGATTGGTAAAAGGAGCGAGTAAAGGAGAAGGTTTAGGGAATCAGTTTTTGGCAAACATTAGAGAGACCGATGCGATTCTTCATGTATTGCGCTGTTTCAACAATGATAATATTGTGCATGTTGATGGTAGCGTAGATCCGATAAGAGATAAAGAAACTATCGATATGGAACTACAACTTAAAGATTTAGAAACTGTCGATAAAAAACTTGATAAAGTAAAGCGTGCTGCCAAAACAGGAAATAAAGAAGCCCAAAAAGAAGAAGCAGTATTATTAACTATAAAAGCTGGCTTGGAAGCAGGAACATCTGTTCGTGCTTTGGAATTTAGTGAAGAAGATTATGCCGATTTTGTAAAACCATCTCAGTTTATCACAGACAAACCCGTGATGTATGTTTGTAATGTTGATGAAGGCGCAGCAGTTTCTGGAAATGCCTATGTTGAAAAAGTAAGAGAGGCCGTTAAAGATGAAAATGCTGAGGTTTTAGTGTTAGCTGTTGGTACAGAGGCAGATATTAATGAGTTGGATGATTATGAAGAACGTCAAATGTTTTTACAAGATATTGGACTTGAAGAACCGGGTTCTGCGAAACTAATTCGTTCAGCTTACAAGTTGCTAAACCAACAAACTTACTTTACCGCTGGAGTCAAAGAAGTGCGTGCCTGGACAATAGATATAGGAGCCAGTGCACCGCAAGCAGCAGGCGTTATACACACCGATTTTGAAAAAGGCTTTATTCGCGCCGAAGTTATTGGTTACGACGACTATGTATCTTTTGGAAGTGAAGCCAAAGTAAAAGAAGCTGGAAAAATGCGGGTGGAAGGGAAAAATTATACCGTTAAAGATGGAGATGTGATGCATTTCTTGTTTAATGTGTAG
- a CDS encoding carboxypeptidase-like regulatory domain-containing protein, whose translation MKKLVLLVAFLLAGFCIHSQNITAKLIDRKTKTPIPYATIKTGKFSGVISNEEGYFSINSEDIQNNTVMISCLGYQNKTLSIADIESLNFIIPLETAINQLSEVYISNKRPNVDSIIARVNAKLSENYDISLNKYDIFYRSTDYVNFKNLDFDIEKALHVKSKNIKKANKSLDSLSKHIIASHIIHFSDFKGELFSLDKDSSKLFVNKATKLFDHKNDFSIEAVQEKAQTMALKYIDTMKTYKVKSGWFKVEDSLSLRNQDFKDKMKNEYNVSDLKNTTGSLLRKSMFVGDSFLKNILNPKLYDHTFEDVGYNNGELTYIVSYKPRRGKAKFTGKLFISDENYAVTKVDYKYYGSRHGKKVNLKLVLGVKFIENVSEGTYIYEKNSENKYQPKYIKRIKGAYFYVSRGLKLIENSREKNKVSLEFNIEGDNRNKEEILFTDVKNITLEDFTLIKQEKVVPYTLLKAFKTSTWQNEQTLEPLQEMKRFGSGE comes from the coding sequence ATGAAAAAATTAGTCTTACTCGTAGCTTTTTTATTGGCTGGCTTCTGCATACATTCCCAAAATATCACAGCTAAACTGATAGATAGGAAAACTAAAACCCCTATACCCTATGCGACCATTAAAACAGGTAAATTTAGTGGTGTTATTTCTAACGAAGAAGGCTATTTTAGTATAAATTCAGAAGATATTCAAAACAATACTGTTATGATTTCTTGTTTAGGGTATCAAAACAAAACACTTAGCATAGCTGATATTGAATCACTTAACTTTATAATTCCTTTAGAAACTGCCATTAATCAACTTAGTGAGGTTTATATTAGTAATAAACGCCCCAATGTAGATTCTATCATTGCTAGAGTAAATGCAAAACTTAGTGAGAATTATGATATTAGCCTTAACAAATATGACATATTTTATAGAAGTACCGATTATGTTAATTTTAAAAACTTAGACTTTGATATTGAAAAAGCATTACATGTAAAATCTAAAAACATAAAAAAGGCTAATAAAAGTTTAGATTCGCTCTCCAAACATATTATCGCCAGTCATATTATTCATTTTTCAGACTTTAAAGGCGAATTATTCAGTTTAGACAAGGATAGCAGTAAACTCTTTGTGAATAAGGCCACGAAGCTTTTTGATCATAAGAATGACTTTTCTATTGAGGCTGTGCAAGAAAAAGCACAAACCATGGCTTTGAAATATATAGATACCATGAAAACCTATAAAGTTAAATCGGGATGGTTTAAAGTTGAGGACTCATTATCATTAAGAAATCAAGATTTTAAAGACAAGATGAAAAATGAATATAATGTCTCTGATCTAAAAAATACGACAGGTTCGTTATTACGCAAATCCATGTTTGTAGGTGATTCTTTTTTGAAAAATATTTTAAACCCTAAACTATACGATCACACATTTGAAGATGTAGGTTACAATAATGGCGAGCTCACTTATATTGTAAGTTATAAACCAAGAAGAGGGAAAGCAAAATTTACGGGTAAGCTATTTATCTCGGACGAAAATTATGCGGTTACCAAAGTAGATTATAAATATTATGGTTCTCGCCACGGTAAAAAAGTAAACTTAAAACTCGTTCTAGGAGTCAAGTTTATTGAAAATGTTAGTGAGGGCACCTATATCTATGAAAAAAATAGTGAAAACAAATACCAACCAAAATATATTAAACGAATAAAAGGTGCTTATTTTTATGTGAGCAGAGGTTTAAAACTTATTGAAAATAGCCGCGAGAAAAACAAAGTGAGTCTTGAATTTAACATTGAAGGTGATAACCGCAATAAAGAGGAAATACTTTTCACAGATGTTAAAAATATAACTTTAGAAGATTTTACCTTAATCAAACAAGAAAAAGTAGTGCCTTATACCTTGCTAAAAGCTTTTAAAACATCGACTTGGCAAAATGAACAAACCTTAGAGCCTTTGCAGGAAATGAAACGGTTTGGGAGTGGGGAGTGA
- a CDS encoding eCIS core domain-containing protein, whose translation MNKKPLSSNGQSETRCSDESTMQFADNRTEGVGQIKLQELANNSPQATQLKAFQELANNTHKAKQLIQLQENTDNNSSEHAKPIQKKDNKTGLPNNLKTGMENLSGMSLDDVKVHRNSDKPAQLQAHAYAQGTDIHLGPGQEKHLPHEAWHVVQQKQGRVRPTIQMKGKISINNDTSLEREADIMGAKAMNTIAITPIHLEAEALVSETSTPFQHSNQEGVIQGQFVLVDPENSHIYAWEDQVDLDAPSTGAYVYCGVWVGGGDKALFTDQSNVEDGVDPDEWVFYDSQRREYDYRDFRSRDFFSWERELRVLVDGAHSRSRKYEPEGDIGNLDFRYVRSGGHFYSTTESLCDKVELNYDGVDVRHVSEVKLIFWQSIYLGLSALGKFPYEDERIGRNYLYVPGEYWEPKSNTSHNTEVGGVLGPANKPPQHAEYNKKARRAARGNQKTTMAGWNALGYAINQNVENTEHPSTDWEWLHIRGSRIGGPDRRTNFVAGTHAANSEMIPWERKILELSKRSDDHHPLIVDWSATTKGDSHIGDKIAITARIPYGFGDGEPDPPVIETKVFDATLAAKFTRLDRDLSNAIAFARSPAVFRKEHED comes from the coding sequence GTGAATAAAAAACCACTGAGTTCAAATGGTCAATCAGAGACAAGGTGCAGTGATGAATCTACTATGCAATTTGCGGATAACCGAACAGAAGGGGTTGGACAGATAAAACTTCAAGAGTTAGCAAATAATAGCCCACAAGCAACGCAGCTTAAAGCTTTTCAAGAGTTAGCAAACAATACCCATAAGGCCAAACAATTAATTCAATTACAGGAGAATACAGATAATAATTCTTCTGAACACGCAAAGCCTATTCAAAAGAAAGACAATAAAACAGGCTTGCCCAATAATTTAAAAACAGGCATGGAAAACTTATCTGGGATGTCTTTAGATGATGTAAAGGTACATCGTAATTCAGATAAACCGGCACAACTTCAAGCACATGCTTATGCTCAGGGAACAGATATTCATTTAGGGCCTGGGCAAGAAAAACATCTGCCACATGAAGCTTGGCACGTGGTACAGCAAAAGCAAGGTCGAGTGAGGCCTACTATTCAGATGAAGGGCAAAATAAGTATTAATAATGATACATCTTTAGAAAGAGAGGCGGATATAATGGGAGCGAAGGCAATGAACACTATAGCTATCACTCCGATACACTTAGAAGCAGAAGCGTTAGTTTCAGAAACAAGTACCCCGTTTCAGCATAGTAATCAAGAAGGTGTTATTCAAGGTCAGTTTGTTTTGGTAGACCCAGAGAACAGTCATATTTATGCATGGGAAGATCAAGTAGACCTTGACGCTCCGTCTACTGGAGCATATGTCTATTGTGGTGTTTGGGTTGGGGGTGGAGACAAGGCGCTTTTCACCGACCAATCTAACGTAGAAGATGGAGTTGATCCTGATGAATGGGTATTCTATGACTCACAAAGAAGGGAATATGACTATAGGGATTTTAGAAGTCGCGATTTTTTTTCTTGGGAAAGAGAATTAAGAGTATTAGTTGATGGTGCACATAGTCGTAGTCGTAAGTATGAACCTGAAGGAGATATAGGTAACTTGGATTTTAGGTATGTTCGTTCAGGAGGACATTTTTACAGTACTACCGAATCGCTTTGTGACAAGGTTGAATTAAACTATGATGGTGTTGACGTGCGTCATGTGAGTGAGGTCAAACTCATATTTTGGCAATCCATTTACCTTGGATTAAGTGCTTTGGGTAAGTTTCCTTATGAAGATGAAAGAATAGGTCGGAATTATCTATACGTACCTGGAGAATACTGGGAGCCTAAATCCAATACATCTCATAATACTGAAGTAGGAGGTGTTTTAGGGCCTGCTAATAAGCCCCCTCAACATGCAGAATATAATAAAAAGGCAAGGAGAGCAGCCAGAGGTAATCAGAAAACCACAATGGCGGGATGGAATGCACTTGGTTATGCCATTAATCAGAATGTTGAAAATACAGAACATCCATCCACAGATTGGGAGTGGCTCCATATTCGGGGTAGTAGGATTGGAGGGCCTGATAGAAGAACTAACTTTGTGGCAGGAACTCATGCAGCGAATTCCGAGATGATTCCATGGGAAAGAAAAATATTGGAATTATCTAAACGGAGTGACGACCATCATCCTTTGATAGTAGATTGGTCGGCAACCACTAAAGGCGATTCCCATATAGGAGACAAAATAGCCATTACAGCAAGAATTCCGTACGGATTTGGTGATGGCGAACCCGATCCGCCAGTAATAGAAACAAAAGTCTTTGATGCTACTCTTGCTGCTAAATTTACGAGACTAGATCGAGATTTATCCAATGCTATCGCCTTTGCTCGATCTCCAGCTGTGTTTAGGAAAGAACACGAAGATTAG